One genomic window of Gracilinema caldarium DSM 7334 includes the following:
- a CDS encoding phosphatidylglycerol lysyltransferase, translated as MAPIRHPGTGLFLGDPDVIPLQSINESTIHTELECALQNLILSASGWRTVFTLSGYEEDPANQIGDAHSCIVATAALVFSDYLKQKIGTPKPVIIVGQDSRPTGTAIADIIIRTLIATGCEVRYTFIIAAPEIMAYVREGSFYKIGHQRHLDGFVYISASHNPIGHNGIKFGLNDGGVLSASEAKILIETFQKTIQASDHLARLQQLLTTVHSDTITSLYEKIDVIKQEAYSAYLHFTNEVITGSQNQEIQQRVFSYIEETTKQQGMGILIDFNGSARTTSIDRYFLESLGCTVASINDKPREIAHRIVPEGESLEPCRQNLEALHEQNPAFVLGYVPDCDGDRGNLVIWDEFIKTSRSLEAQEVFALCCVAELAHMVFTGELRYDKKGNAIDKVAVAINDPTSMRIDRIAQAFDVSVFRAEVGEANVVGLARRLREQGYKVRILGEGAAGGNITHPSSVRDPIDTIGAILKLLTIRSHQDTMGLFEIWCELSGQAEAYRNDFTLSTIINTLPSFISTSAYAPEAILKIKTTDHALLKERFQYIFLHEWELRKEELASRYGIIEWEALAYNGMDERRNILNFREAGKGGLKILFRNFHNVEIAYIWMRGSGTEPVFRIMADVAGKDYRIERDLLTWLRQMIEKADNV; from the coding sequence ATGGCACCCATTCGACACCCGGGAACGGGCCTCTTTTTAGGTGATCCTGACGTTATCCCCCTCCAGTCTATCAATGAATCTACCATACATACAGAATTAGAATGTGCATTGCAAAACCTTATCCTATCTGCATCGGGATGGCGAACCGTATTTACCCTGAGTGGTTATGAAGAGGATCCTGCTAATCAAATTGGCGATGCCCATTCTTGTATCGTGGCTACCGCCGCCCTGGTTTTTTCTGATTATCTAAAACAAAAAATCGGTACCCCAAAACCTGTTATTATTGTAGGTCAGGATTCACGTCCGACGGGGACTGCCATTGCAGATATAATTATTAGGACCCTGATCGCCACAGGGTGCGAAGTCCGCTACACATTTATTATTGCAGCCCCAGAAATAATGGCCTATGTTAGAGAGGGCAGCTTTTATAAAATTGGACACCAGAGACATCTGGATGGCTTTGTCTATATTTCTGCAAGTCATAATCCGATTGGACATAACGGCATTAAGTTTGGACTGAATGATGGTGGTGTTTTATCAGCCTCAGAAGCCAAGATACTTATTGAAACATTTCAAAAAACCATACAAGCCTCAGACCATCTAGCCAGACTGCAACAGTTACTTACAACTGTTCATAGCGATACTATTACATCATTATATGAAAAGATTGACGTGATAAAGCAAGAAGCTTATTCAGCATACCTCCATTTTACCAACGAGGTCATTACAGGCAGTCAGAATCAGGAAATACAACAAAGGGTGTTTTCATACATAGAAGAAACCACAAAACAACAGGGAATGGGTATTCTTATTGATTTTAATGGATCCGCCCGCACTACCAGCATCGATCGTTATTTTCTTGAATCATTAGGATGTACTGTAGCTTCTATAAACGATAAGCCCCGAGAAATTGCCCATCGCATTGTCCCCGAAGGGGAATCTCTTGAACCCTGTAGACAAAACCTTGAAGCTTTGCATGAACAAAATCCAGCCTTTGTCCTTGGTTATGTACCTGATTGTGATGGTGATCGGGGCAACCTGGTTATATGGGATGAATTTATTAAAACAAGCAGAAGCCTGGAAGCTCAGGAAGTCTTTGCGCTCTGCTGTGTAGCAGAACTGGCTCATATGGTCTTCACCGGTGAATTGCGATACGACAAGAAGGGTAATGCAATAGATAAGGTAGCGGTTGCTATTAATGACCCCACATCCATGAGAATTGACCGAATTGCACAGGCCTTTGATGTGTCTGTATTCCGGGCAGAAGTGGGAGAAGCGAATGTAGTTGGTCTCGCACGCCGATTACGAGAACAAGGTTACAAGGTGCGTATCCTTGGAGAAGGAGCCGCAGGAGGAAATATTACTCATCCGTCTTCTGTCCGAGATCCTATTGATACTATTGGAGCCATACTCAAACTGCTTACAATCCGTAGTCATCAGGATACTATGGGTTTATTTGAGATCTGGTGTGAACTATCTGGGCAGGCAGAAGCGTACCGTAATGACTTTACCCTTTCTACTATTATCAATACTCTACCAAGTTTTATTTCTACCAGTGCCTATGCTCCTGAGGCAATATTAAAAATTAAAACGACCGACCATGCGCTTTTAAAAGAACGGTTTCAGTATATATTCTTACATGAATGGGAATTACGTAAAGAAGAGCTGGCTAGTCGTTATGGTATTATTGAATGGGAGGCTCTCGCTTACAATGGTATGGATGAACGTCGGAATATTCTTAATTTCCGTGAAGCAGGTAAGGGAGGGTTAAAAATATTATTTCGAAACTTTCATAATGTAGAAATTGCTTATATATGGATGCGCGGTTCTGGAACAGAGCCAGTCTTCCGGATCATGGCTGACGTAGCAGGGAAAGACTATCGGATAGAGCGGGATTTACTCACCTGGCTCAGGCAGATGATTGAAAAAGCTGACAACGTATAA
- the mnmA gene encoding tRNA 2-thiouridine(34) synthase MnmA codes for MLSYDILNTLEELSLPPAGSVVAVAMSGGVDSSLVAYLMAERGCKVIGVTMKVYDGSIQFPEGAGNGCYGPDEVEDEAACRRLCDTLKAEYVVVDLSKSYGKEVLDYFRTEYKLGRTPNPCLRCNPLIKFGLLPQALNQLGYAFDYYVTGHYARLFAPHGNSELGVYLAPGLDPFKDQSYFLQRLGQDILVKTRFPLGVLRKDEVRQLARERGLEVAEKKDSQDFVAKEDYETLFEKDALKRGNIIDTKGRVLGEHQGIVRYTIGQRRGVGVSTGTEPLYVVALNAEKNQVVVGHEQELFSHGLEASQSVWAPGFGYEPFRALAKIRLASKPAWALVEPHKDGTVKVSFDEAQRAIAPGQSVAFYVPLPDQTASEDQIPVSGPTVGNRVPAHAILAGGAVIERKLSDIA; via the coding sequence ATGTTGAGCTATGATATTCTAAATACTCTCGAAGAACTTTCTCTTCCGCCTGCTGGTTCTGTAGTAGCTGTGGCCATGTCTGGTGGTGTCGATTCATCTCTGGTAGCCTATCTTATGGCCGAGCGGGGCTGTAAGGTCATCGGAGTTACTATGAAGGTCTATGATGGATCCATACAATTTCCTGAAGGGGCTGGAAATGGCTGTTATGGTCCCGATGAAGTAGAGGATGAAGCTGCCTGTAGACGCCTCTGCGATACACTGAAGGCTGAATATGTGGTAGTCGATCTTTCTAAGTCCTATGGTAAAGAAGTTCTCGACTATTTCAGAACCGAATACAAATTGGGACGTACACCGAACCCCTGTTTACGCTGTAATCCTCTTATTAAATTTGGACTTCTTCCTCAGGCCCTTAACCAGCTTGGTTATGCTTTTGATTATTATGTTACTGGCCATTATGCCAGGCTTTTTGCTCCCCATGGCAATTCTGAATTGGGTGTATATCTTGCCCCAGGACTCGACCCTTTTAAGGATCAGAGTTATTTTCTTCAGCGCCTTGGGCAGGATATTCTCGTAAAAACTCGATTTCCCCTGGGGGTACTCAGGAAAGATGAGGTCCGCCAATTAGCCCGGGAGCGAGGACTTGAAGTAGCAGAAAAAAAGGACAGTCAGGACTTTGTTGCCAAGGAAGATTATGAAACCCTTTTTGAAAAAGATGCCCTTAAACGGGGTAATATAATCGATACTAAGGGCAGAGTATTAGGGGAACACCAGGGAATTGTCCGCTATACAATTGGACAACGTCGCGGGGTAGGGGTCAGCACCGGTACGGAGCCCCTTTATGTGGTGGCCCTTAATGCTGAAAAAAATCAGGTTGTTGTAGGCCATGAACAGGAGCTCTTTTCACATGGGCTTGAAGCTTCCCAGAGTGTTTGGGCGCCAGGTTTTGGCTATGAACCCTTTCGTGCTCTTGCGAAAATACGGCTTGCTTCAAAACCTGCCTGGGCTCTTGTAGAACCCCATAAGGACGGTACTGTGAAGGTTTCCTTTGACGAAGCACAGCGGGCGATAGCTCCAGGACAATCGGTAGCTTTTTATGTACCTTTGCCTGATCAGACTGCCAGTGAAGACCAGATCCCTGTCAGTGGTCCAACGGTTGGGAATCGGGTGCCGGCACATGCCATTTTAGCCGGCGGCGCTGTTATTGAGCGGAAGCTTTCCGACATCGCATAA